The Fuerstiella sp. genome includes a window with the following:
- a CDS encoding tartrate dehydrogenase, with protein sequence MKEFRIAVYPGDGIGPEVVHEALRVVDAIEKSDGQFSLSKTTFSWGVQHWDKTGRVVPEDFLELLRPFDAIFLGAVGWPEKIPDHVTLDPLVQIRQTFDQYACVRPSRLYPGVQSALSQKSSEDIDLVVIRENSEGEYVNLGGRFRRGHSDEHAIQTAVHSRRGVERILRFGFEMARTRRKQLTMITKSNAQRFAYVLWDEILDELLPEFPDVEASRQHCDAAIMNLVRQPEQFDVVVASNLFGDLLTDLGGIIGGGLGLAPSTNTNPERRFPSMFEPVHGSAPDIAGQGIANPVAAVLSAAMMFDHLMLPQAASRIRASVERTLAEGHKTPDLGGRLTTQEMGDRLVENLD encoded by the coding sequence ATGAAAGAATTCAGGATCGCAGTTTATCCGGGTGACGGGATTGGCCCCGAGGTTGTTCATGAAGCGCTGCGAGTTGTGGATGCGATCGAGAAGAGTGACGGACAGTTCTCTCTCTCAAAAACGACGTTCTCCTGGGGAGTGCAGCACTGGGATAAAACCGGACGTGTGGTTCCGGAAGATTTTCTTGAGCTGTTACGGCCGTTTGATGCGATCTTTCTTGGTGCGGTAGGCTGGCCGGAAAAAATACCGGATCACGTGACTCTGGATCCTCTCGTACAAATTCGTCAGACATTCGATCAATACGCCTGTGTGCGTCCGTCACGTCTGTATCCCGGTGTGCAGTCTGCTCTGTCGCAAAAATCTTCCGAAGATATTGATCTGGTTGTGATTCGTGAGAACTCCGAGGGCGAATACGTGAATCTTGGTGGCAGGTTCCGGCGAGGACATTCAGACGAACATGCGATCCAGACGGCCGTTCATTCCCGGCGGGGTGTGGAACGAATCCTGCGGTTTGGGTTTGAAATGGCGAGGACTCGTCGGAAACAACTCACGATGATCACCAAATCCAATGCCCAGAGATTTGCCTATGTGCTGTGGGATGAAATTCTGGACGAGCTCCTGCCGGAGTTTCCCGATGTGGAAGCTTCTCGTCAGCATTGTGATGCGGCGATCATGAATCTGGTTCGTCAGCCCGAACAGTTTGACGTCGTTGTTGCCTCCAATCTGTTTGGTGATCTGCTCACCGACCTCGGTGGAATCATCGGCGGCGGACTGGGACTGGCACCCAGTACGAACACGAATCCGGAGCGTCGTTTTCCGTCGATGTTTGAACCCGTTCACGGGTCGGCTCCGGACATTGCCGGTCAGGGAATCGCCAATCCCGTGGCTGCGGTGCTGAGTGCGGCCATGATGTTCGACCACTTGATGCTTCCCCAGGCCGCTTCCAGAATTCGTGCTTCTGTGGAACGAACGCTGGCGGAGGGCCATAAAACGCCGG